One region of Wyeomyia smithii strain HCP4-BCI-WySm-NY-G18 chromosome 3, ASM2978416v1, whole genome shotgun sequence genomic DNA includes:
- the LOC129730355 gene encoding zinc finger protein basonuclin-2: MVMSPSRRLSSPGIATHPMNMHLSSLQHSQLQLSSQMHQKLAAGLTPNHMSGFFKSPSTSPSSANANMSNINNNNNNNHSSNKSQNNNNNSSSSSNNHSTSSNMPSATELSTHPLNRLQSMQPFDFRKLSAAAAGLSAFTAGLPPPRLSPEAAAAQHHFNQQHAAAAAAYSQATAKRRDSQVSDSSPSSRDHAAAAANFMNLSMAGHGLPFPIPPPPPPTSVTMSLANSLNHSAAAMAAAVSGNPLAASFVAQSFPNLLAASAAREQARSKSPLSSHHKMQLKMEKPSDKSDMEKNHHGSGENVLNLSRDLAAAAAANQHLARQGLPGHVSRIAAGLPPGVHLKKPQSPNKRQWGALPPNLGTQFVNPATGKKRVQCNVCFKTFCDKGALKIHFSAVHLREMHKCTVEGCSMMFSSRRSRNRHSANPNPKLHSPHLRRKISPHDGRSAQPHPILLPSAGMPLPNGLNPLHPFAPFPFPGDMRHPSLTALEFKANMEASMHRRLQEQEKQRENQRQSLSPENYRYRSPLGDTPDKYLSPGQHLGGGSSVGSHLDDDDDDDDDPNGIVIDGNDDDDDMHGFDMSLSSESEDVKSYRHSGTPEPEYDDEQENHRRNETMGNENEPQDFSIAKLKTEKLSTSSDGDEIASNVDSNEDSSVHDSQATRDEMNAFLSINKRKRKSMNPIKCAIPQEHLSAEGGHMSDENEEKDGEEEQPEPLIKKIKLESQQQNEALALVNDKREESISPKPNGESNHVEEEEETPVKIKSEPSEHQYEAENLSLDLSKKRSTPDVNANEKFTKYSIDVKPASELLQNPVPLVNPKKEHETEPEDLRRPSSTDSKKSAESLDSANTLRRLENLSHGPLNEMMMQRGGLPQFPPLSYLMNAAPPSPARSRSSSPGRTEDNSHQQDVDSDDNVDYCEEGNCFSDPNVPLDKDNPKKCSACGRMFQNHFAVKTHYQNVHLKLLHKCNIDGCNAAFPSKRSRDRHASNLNLHRKLLSTSSDSNDTVLTMDKQFSGFPGPLQTEFLARLYADSQKFPMNLEAFKNHFPNAGAYADHFLNGAGQRFPPAAANPFLFPPLGGLASFPGLSQFSHLLPHPLNGLSSQLAGGRMSRSDSPISACSPPSNINIPSPMSQHQDHDQERHHSAAALLSHNRSPAATPAEEAHKSQKTPDTLS, encoded by the coding sequence ATGGTTATGTCGCCAAGCAGACGACTATCATCGCCAGGAATTGCCACGCATCCAATGAATATGCATTTGAGCTCACTGCAACACTCCCAGCTGCAACTGTCCTCTCAAATGCATCAGAAGTTGGCCGCCGGACTGACGCCGAATCATATGAGTGGATTCTTCAAAAGTCCATCGACCTCTCCGAGCAGCGCCAATGCTAATATGAGCAatattaacaacaacaataacaacaaccacAGTAGTAACAAAAGtcagaacaacaacaacaacagtagcAGTAGCAGTAACAATCACAGCACATCGAGCAACATGCCGTCGGCAACTGAACTGTCGACACATCCGTTAAATCGGCTCCAATCGATGCAACCGTTCGACTTCCGCAAACTGAGCGCAGCAGCCGCAGGACTAAGTGCATTCACGGCAGGACTACCGCCACCAAGGTTGAGTCCTGAAGCCGCGGCCGCACAGCACCACTTCAATCAGCAGCACGCTGCTGCCGCGGCGGCATATTCCCAGGCAACGGCGAAGCGCCGTGATTCGCAGGTTTCCGATTCATCACCAAGCTCGCGCGATCACGCAGCAGCGGCCGCCAATTTCATGAACCTGTCTATGGCCGGACATGGTTTACCATTTCCGATTCCTCCACCTCCGCCACCGACGTCGGTGACCATGTCACTGGCTAACTCGCTGAACCATTCGGCAGCCGCAATGGCTGCCGCCGTTTCCGGAAATCCTCTGGCGGCAAGTTTCGTGGCGCAATCGTTCCCCAATCTACTAGCGGCTTCTGCTGCCCGCGAGCAGGCTCGCAGCAAGTCACCGCTTTCCTCGCACCACAAGATGCAGCTAAAGATGGAAAAACCATCCGACAAATCCGACATGGAAAAGAATCACCACGGCAGTGGTGAGAACGTGTTAAACCTCAGCCGAGACTTGGCCGCTGCAGCCGCTGCCAATCAGCATTTGGCCCGGCAAGGATTGCCAGGTCATGTTAGCCGCATTGCTGCCGGTCTACCGCCCGGAGTTCATCTCAAAAAACCACAATCTCCCAACAAACGTCAGTGGGGAGCTTTGCCACCCAACCTGGGAACCCAATTCGTGAACCCTGCCACAGGCAAGAAACGAGTCCAGTGCAACGTCTGCTTCAAAACTTTTTGTGATAAGGGAGCTCTGAAAATCCACTTCTCCGCGGTGCATCTACGAGAAATGCACAAATGTACAGTCGAGGGTTGCAGCATGATGTTCAGTTCCAGACGTTCCCGCAATCGGCACAGCGCCAACCCAAACCCAAAACTGCACTCGCCCCACCTTCGCAGGAAAATCTCCCCACACGATGGACGCAGCGCCCAGCCACATCCAATCCTGTTGCCGTCCGCCGGTATGCCTCTACCGAACGGACTCAACCCGCTGCATCCATTTGCACCGTTCCCGTTCCCGGGTGACATGCGTCACCCCTCTCTTACCGCCCTCGAATTTAAGGCCAACATGGAAGCTAGTATGCACCGTCGCCTGCAAGAGCAGGAGAAACAGCGGGAAAATCAACGTCAATCGCTCAGTCCGGAGAACTATCGCTATCGAAGTCCTCTCGGTGACACTCCTGACAAGTATCTTTCCCCCGGACAACATTTAGGTGGTGGAAGCTCGGTCGGAAGTCATTTggatgatgacgacgacgatgacgatgatCCCAATGGAATCGTTATCGATGGCAACGATGACGATGATGACATGCACGGCTTCGATATGTCACTTAGTTCGGAATCCGAAGACGTAAAATCCTATCGCCACTCGGGGACTCCAGAGCCGGAGTATGACGACGAACAGGAGAACCACAGGAGGAACGAAACAATGGGCAATGAAAACGAGCCGCAGGACTTCAGTATAGCGAAGTTGAAGACAGAAAAGCTGTCCACTTCCTCCGACGGAGATGAAATTGCAAGCAACGTTGACAGCAACGAGGATTCGTCGGTGCATGACTCTCAGGCCACACGGGACGAGATGAATGCCTTCCTCTCCATCAACAAACGCAAACGAAAGAGTATGAATCCGATCAAGTGTGCGATTCCGCAGGAACACTTATCCGCCGAGGGCGGTCACATGTCCGATGAGAACGAAGAGAAGGATGGTGAAGAAGAACAACCAGAGCCtttgattaaaaaaatcaaattagaaTCCCAGCAGCAGAACGAAGCACTAGCACTGGTAAATGACAAACGTGAAGAATCGATTTCACCCAAACCGAACGGTGAGAGCAACCAcgtagaagaagaagaagaaacacCTGTGAAGATTAAGTCTGAACCTAGTGAACATCAATACGAGGCTGAAAACTTGTCACTCGATCTGTCGAAGAAACGCTCCACGCCGGATGTTAACGCCAACGAGAAGTTTACCAAATATTCGATCGACGTAAAGCCGGCGTCCGAGCTGCTGCAGAATCCGGTGCCACTCGTAAATCCGAAAAAGGAACACGAAACGGAACCGGAAGACCTAAGGAGACCAAGCTCAACCGACAGTAAAAAGAGCGCCGAAAGTTTGGACTCAGCAAACACCCTCAGACGGCTGGAGAATCTCTCTCACGGACCGCTGAATGAGATGATGATGCAACGTGGTGGCTTGCCACAGTTTCCTCCGCTAAGCTACCTCATGAATGCCGCTCCACCAAGTCCCGCCCGATCACGGAGTTCTTCGCCAGGAAGAACAGAAGATAACAGTCATCAGCAGGACGTTGATTCGGATGACAACGTAGACTACTGCGAGGAAGGCAACTGCTTCAGTGATCCCAATGTACCTCTTGACAAAGATAACCCAAAGAAATGTTCCGCCTGCGGACGGATGTTCCAGAATCACTTTGCCGTTAAGACTCACTATCAGAATGTGCACCTCAAGTTGCTGCACAAGTGCAATATCGATGGCTGTAACGCGGCCTTCCCTTCGAAACGCAGCCGTGACCGACATGCTTCAAATCTGAATCTACACCGGAAGTTGCTTTCCACTAGCTCCGACAGTAACGACACGGTACTCACCATGGACAAGCAGTTTTCCGGTTTCCCAGGACCTCTGCAAACTGAGTTCCTCGCTAGGCTGTATGCAGATTCGCAAAAGTTCCCCATGAACTTGGAAGCATTTAAAAACCACTTCCCGAATGCCGGTGCCTATGCAGATCACTTCTTGAATGGTGCCGGCCAACGATTTCCGCCAGCCGCAGCAAATCCATTTTTGTTTCCTCCCCTCGGAGGACTGGCCAGCTTTCCCGGATTATCCCAATTCTCCCATCTGCTGCCGCATCCGCTGAATGGATTATCGTCCCAGCTAGCGGGTGGCCGTATGTCCCGCTCGGATTCACCCATCTCGGCGTGCTCACCACCATCGAATATCAACATTCCATCCCCCATGTCACAACATCAGGATCACGACCAAGAGCGACACCATTCGGCGGCCGCTCTACTTAGCCACAACCGGTCACCGGCAGCCACCCCGGCCGAAGAAGCACACAAGAGCCAAAAGACGCCGGATACCCTGTCGTGA